One genomic region from Microcella humidisoli encodes:
- a CDS encoding uroporphyrinogen-III synthase: MEEMFSSLHDVTIERTPTGALPVIKPLLGWTVLVPRGGKWGDGVAAQLRALGAVPVIAPLINFAGTEHPEQLSAALERLQSGAYGWLVVTSATTVDVLVGHDVRVPATTRIAAVGETTAHALQLAGYSVDFVPSDHSARGLVREWPGTAAQGAVLVPQSEIAEPTLVSGLADRGIDAQFVSAYRTVGVTAPAAVVADVAAGRIRGLIVSSGSVARQIAEQFAPLPEGTVVVCIGPRTAFDARAAGLTVHRIADERSTAALVRALAEYAMNPDDSVPPVVS, encoded by the coding sequence ATGGAGGAGATGTTCTCCTCCCTGCACGACGTGACGATCGAGCGCACACCCACGGGCGCGCTGCCCGTCATCAAGCCCCTGCTCGGCTGGACGGTGCTGGTGCCGCGCGGCGGCAAGTGGGGCGACGGCGTCGCCGCGCAGTTGCGCGCGCTGGGCGCCGTGCCGGTCATCGCGCCCCTCATCAACTTCGCCGGCACCGAGCATCCCGAGCAGCTCTCCGCGGCGCTCGAGCGCCTGCAGTCGGGCGCGTACGGCTGGCTCGTCGTGACGAGCGCCACCACGGTCGACGTGCTCGTCGGCCACGACGTGCGCGTCCCCGCGACGACGCGCATCGCCGCGGTCGGCGAGACCACCGCGCACGCCCTGCAGCTGGCCGGCTACTCGGTCGACTTCGTGCCGAGCGACCACTCGGCGCGCGGGCTCGTGCGCGAGTGGCCGGGCACCGCGGCGCAGGGTGCCGTGCTCGTGCCGCAGAGCGAGATCGCCGAGCCCACGCTCGTGAGCGGCCTCGCCGACCGCGGCATCGACGCGCAGTTCGTGAGCGCCTACCGCACGGTCGGAGTCACCGCCCCCGCCGCGGTCGTCGCCGACGTCGCCGCCGGGCGCATCCGGGGCCTCATCGTGAGCTCGGGCAGCGTCGCGCGCCAGATCGCCGAGCAGTTCGCGCCGCTGCCCGAGGGCACCGTCGTCGTCTGCATCGGCCCGCGCACGGCCTTCGACGCCCGCGCGGCCGGCCTCACCGTGCACCGGATCGCGGACGAGCGTTCGACCGCGGCCCTCGTGCGCGCGCTCGCCGAGTATGCGATGAACCCCGACGACAGCGTTCCGCCGGTCGTCTCCTAG
- a CDS encoding glutamate-1-semialdehyde 2,1-aminomutase, whose translation MTRFVSGRTPTTNAEAFERALLVTPGGVNSPVRAFRSVGGTPVFLASGRGPYVTDVEGTEYVDLVGQWGPALLGHAHPSVIAAAHAAVDRGLGFGAASTGEVELAELVLDRLTLGEGHAERRAIEKLRLVSTGTEATMTAIRLARGATGRPLLVKFAGHYHGHSDALLSEAGSGIATLGIPGSAGITPETAAQTVVIPYNDEAALAAVFAAHGDRIAAVITEAAAANMGVVPPKPGFNRLLADTAHAHGALLISDEVMTGFRSTAAGWWGLEEREGMPYDADLTTFGKIIGGGLPLAGLGGRAELLDLLAPLGPVYQAGTLSGNPVAVATGAAMLRGAGPEVYEHLRRAARAIGDGLSAALAAEGVEHIVAWAGSQFSIFFRADAPQNYAEAQDQATWRFGPYFHAMLEHGVSLPPSVYEAWFVSAAHDDAAIDRVLAAARPAARAAAAAVRP comes from the coding sequence ATGACGCGCTTCGTCTCGGGGCGCACGCCCACCACCAACGCCGAGGCCTTCGAGCGCGCGCTCCTCGTGACGCCCGGCGGGGTGAACTCGCCCGTGCGTGCGTTCCGCTCGGTCGGTGGCACCCCCGTCTTCCTGGCGAGCGGCCGCGGCCCCTACGTGACCGATGTCGAGGGCACCGAGTACGTCGACCTCGTGGGGCAGTGGGGTCCGGCGCTGCTGGGGCACGCGCATCCCTCGGTCATCGCCGCCGCGCACGCCGCGGTCGACCGGGGGCTCGGCTTCGGCGCCGCCTCGACGGGCGAGGTCGAGCTCGCCGAGCTCGTGCTCGACCGGCTGACGCTGGGCGAGGGCCACGCCGAGCGCCGCGCGATCGAGAAGCTGCGGCTCGTCTCGACGGGCACCGAGGCGACCATGACGGCAATCCGGCTGGCGCGCGGTGCGACCGGACGACCACTGCTCGTCAAGTTCGCGGGCCACTACCACGGCCACTCCGACGCGCTGCTGTCGGAGGCCGGGTCGGGCATCGCGACGCTCGGCATCCCCGGCTCGGCGGGCATCACGCCCGAGACCGCGGCGCAGACCGTCGTCATCCCGTACAACGACGAGGCGGCGCTCGCCGCCGTGTTCGCGGCGCACGGCGACCGCATCGCGGCGGTCATCACCGAGGCCGCGGCCGCCAACATGGGCGTCGTGCCGCCCAAGCCCGGCTTCAACCGGCTGCTCGCCGACACCGCGCACGCGCACGGCGCGCTGCTCATCAGCGACGAGGTCATGACGGGATTCCGCTCGACGGCCGCGGGCTGGTGGGGGCTCGAAGAGCGCGAGGGGATGCCGTACGACGCCGACCTCACCACCTTCGGCAAGATCATCGGCGGTGGCCTGCCGCTCGCGGGCCTCGGCGGTCGCGCCGAGCTGCTCGACCTGCTCGCGCCGCTCGGCCCGGTCTACCAGGCGGGCACGCTGAGCGGCAACCCGGTCGCGGTCGCGACGGGCGCAGCGATGCTGCGCGGCGCGGGGCCCGAGGTCTACGAGCACCTGCGGCGTGCGGCCCGCGCGATCGGCGACGGGCTCTCGGCCGCGCTGGCAGCGGAGGGCGTCGAGCACATCGTCGCGTGGGCCGGCTCGCAGTTCTCGATCTTCTTCCGGGCGGATGCCCCGCAGAACTACGCCGAGGCCCAGGATCAGGCGACCTGGCGCTTCGGGCCGTACTTCCACGCGATGCTCGAGCACGGGGTCTCGCTGCCGCCGAGCGTGTATGAGGCGTGGTTCGTCTCGGCCGCGCACGACGACGCGGCGATCGACCGCGTGCTCGCGGCGGCGCGGCCAGCTGCCCGCGCCGCCGCGGCGGCGGTGCGCCCCTAG
- the hemB gene encoding porphobilinogen synthase gives MSAPTSDTPGDLGPSIRPRRLRSTAAMRGLVRETELRPHQLVLPVFVREGLDAPQPIASMPGVEQHSLDSVRAISARAAAAGLGGIMLFGVPERRDAVGSGATDPQGILNAAARAVVAEVGESLVVQTDLCLDEFTDHGHCGVLDAQGRVDNDASLERYAAMAVAQAEAGAQLLGLSGMMDGQTRVARAALDAAGFTNVALLAYSAKYASAFYGPFRDAVESPLQGDRRTYQLDPANAREGVREAALDVQEGADIVMVKPALAYLDVLRRVADVSPVPVWAYMVSGEHAMIAAAAQRGWIDGDRAQLEALVSIRRAGADAVLSYASLDLVERGLIA, from the coding sequence ATGAGCGCGCCGACATCGGACACGCCGGGCGACCTCGGCCCGAGCATCCGCCCCCGCCGCCTGCGCTCGACGGCCGCGATGCGCGGTCTCGTGCGCGAGACCGAGCTGCGGCCGCACCAGCTCGTGCTGCCGGTGTTCGTGCGCGAGGGCCTCGACGCCCCGCAGCCGATCGCCTCGATGCCGGGCGTCGAGCAGCACTCGCTCGACAGCGTGCGTGCGATCTCGGCGCGCGCGGCCGCCGCGGGGCTCGGCGGCATCATGCTCTTCGGCGTGCCCGAGCGGCGCGACGCGGTCGGCTCGGGCGCGACCGACCCGCAGGGCATCCTCAACGCCGCCGCGCGCGCGGTCGTCGCCGAGGTGGGCGAGTCGCTCGTGGTGCAGACCGACCTCTGCCTCGACGAGTTCACCGACCACGGCCACTGCGGGGTGCTGGATGCCCAGGGCCGCGTCGACAACGACGCGAGCCTCGAGCGCTACGCGGCGATGGCCGTGGCGCAGGCCGAGGCGGGCGCGCAGCTGCTCGGCCTCAGCGGCATGATGGACGGCCAGACGCGGGTCGCCCGCGCCGCCCTCGATGCGGCCGGCTTCACCAACGTGGCCCTGCTCGCCTACTCGGCCAAGTACGCCTCGGCGTTCTACGGGCCCTTCCGCGACGCGGTCGAGTCGCCGCTGCAGGGCGACCGCCGCACGTACCAGCTCGACCCGGCCAACGCGCGCGAGGGCGTGCGCGAGGCCGCGCTCGATGTGCAGGAGGGCGCCGACATCGTCATGGTCAAGCCCGCGCTCGCCTACCTCGACGTGCTGCGCCGGGTCGCCGACGTCTCGCCCGTGCCGGTCTGGGCCTACATGGTCTCGGGCGAGCACGCCATGATCGCCGCGGCCGCCCAGCGGGGCTGGATCGACGGCGACCGCGCGCAGCTCGAAGCGCTCGTCTCGATCCGCCGCGCGGGCGCCGACGCCGTGCTCAGCTACGCGAGCCTCGACCTCGTCGAGAGAGGACTCATCGCATGA
- the hemC gene encoding hydroxymethylbilane synthase yields MSPSSSSDSAAPIRLGTRGSALALAQSQRVADSIAARTGSPVELVTISTLGDRSTAPLESLGGAGVFVTAVREALLAGECDVVVHSLKDLPTGPHPELRISAIPKRADARDAIVARDGLTLEQLPAGARVGTGSPRRRAQLRRRRDDLEVVDLRGNVDTRIGRVLGSEPTGDREGIEADLDAVVLAVAGLERLGRDDVITEHLGIAGWPTAPGQGALAVETLASVSGPLRSALQGIDHAATRTSVEAERAVLRLLEAGCSAPLGANAFIDGGMLFLAARVYSDAGEQVSAAHALYVDDTRTPGEDAAKRVVDELLELGAADLAPLGGAR; encoded by the coding sequence GTGAGCCCCAGTTCGTCATCAGACTCCGCCGCCCCGATCCGGCTCGGCACCCGCGGTTCCGCGCTCGCCCTCGCGCAATCGCAGCGCGTCGCCGACTCGATCGCGGCCCGCACCGGCAGCCCGGTCGAGCTCGTGACGATCTCGACGCTCGGCGATCGCTCGACCGCTCCGCTCGAGAGCCTCGGCGGCGCGGGCGTCTTCGTGACGGCCGTGCGCGAGGCCCTGCTCGCCGGGGAGTGCGACGTGGTCGTGCACTCGCTGAAAGACCTGCCGACGGGCCCGCACCCCGAGCTGCGCATCTCGGCGATTCCCAAGCGGGCGGATGCGCGCGATGCGATCGTCGCGCGCGACGGCCTGACGCTCGAGCAGCTGCCGGCCGGCGCTCGCGTCGGCACCGGGTCGCCCCGGCGCCGCGCGCAGCTGCGGAGGCGGCGCGACGACCTCGAGGTCGTCGACCTGCGTGGCAACGTCGACACGCGCATCGGCCGCGTGCTCGGCTCTGAACCAACCGGCGACCGCGAGGGCATCGAGGCCGACCTCGACGCCGTCGTGCTCGCGGTCGCGGGCCTCGAGCGCCTCGGGCGCGACGACGTCATCACCGAGCACCTCGGTATCGCGGGCTGGCCGACCGCGCCCGGGCAGGGCGCCCTCGCGGTCGAGACGCTCGCGAGCGTCTCCGGCCCGCTGCGCTCGGCCCTGCAGGGCATCGACCACGCCGCGACGCGCACGAGCGTCGAGGCCGAGCGCGCCGTCCTGCGCCTGCTCGAGGCCGGCTGCTCGGCCCCGCTCGGCGCCAACGCCTTCATCGACGGCGGCATGCTCTTCCTCGCCGCGCGCGTCTACTCCGACGCGGGCGAGCAGGTGTCGGCCGCCCACGCGCTCTACGTCGACGACACGCGCACGCCCGGCGAGGATGCCGCGAAGCGCGTCGTCGACGAGCTGCTCGAGCTGGGCGCCGCCGACCTCGCGCCGCTCGGCGGTGCGCGATGA
- a CDS encoding DUF1304 domain-containing protein — translation MIGLTLIGLVLAGMAATLHVAFFVLESVLFRLPFGRRLFGVRAEHDSPPLRLFAVNQGLYNLGLGIVVFLGIVLVAIDAGSIAGVAVIVTGCAIMGLAGAGLALTAPPRMIPIALAQGVPPLLAIVALLAGG, via the coding sequence ATGATCGGACTGACCCTCATCGGCCTCGTGCTCGCCGGCATGGCGGCGACCCTGCACGTGGCGTTCTTCGTGCTCGAGAGCGTGCTGTTCCGGCTGCCGTTCGGCCGGCGCCTGTTCGGGGTGCGGGCGGAGCACGACTCGCCGCCGCTGCGCCTCTTCGCCGTGAACCAGGGGCTCTACAACCTCGGGCTCGGCATCGTCGTGTTTCTCGGCATCGTGCTCGTGGCGATCGATGCCGGCTCGATCGCGGGCGTCGCCGTCATCGTCACCGGATGCGCGATCATGGGGCTCGCGGGCGCGGGCCTCGCGCTCACGGCGCCGCCCCGCATGATCCCGATCGCGCTGGCGCAGGGCGTGCCACCCCTGCTCGCGATCGTCGCGCTGCTCGCGGGGGGCTAG
- a CDS encoding siderophore-interacting protein, with protein MLTLPGEATEAVTHPAYRPYAVTVQRVLPLSPHLVRVTVTGDDLVVFGTRGLDQRIKLVLPLDDGSLCDLGEHDEAAQRAGDWYARWRALPDARRNPFRTYTVRGIRPDRRQLDIDMVLHEPTPGVDDGPAARWLRRASLGDRLIVIGPDARTADPTIGCDWRPGAARHVLLVGDETAAPAICSILESLDPGVTAQAFIEVASSADVQNVVPRGRSRLTWLARDAGCETAQGFEAIAPHGELLTRAVQRWLPRHMRELSSVVRATPDVLDDVDVDSALLWDSPLDPESGEFYAWIAGEAAMVKQLRRHLVSELGIARTNVAFMGYWRRGRSEAQ; from the coding sequence ATGCTTACCTTACCTGGCGAGGCGACCGAGGCGGTCACCCACCCCGCCTACCGCCCCTACGCCGTGACGGTGCAGCGCGTGCTGCCGCTCAGCCCCCACCTCGTGCGCGTCACCGTGACCGGCGACGACCTCGTCGTCTTCGGCACGCGCGGGCTCGACCAGCGCATCAAGCTCGTACTGCCCCTCGACGACGGTTCGCTGTGTGACCTCGGCGAGCACGACGAGGCGGCGCAGCGGGCGGGCGACTGGTACGCCCGCTGGCGGGCGCTGCCGGATGCTCGCCGCAACCCCTTCCGCACCTACACCGTGCGCGGCATCCGCCCCGACCGGCGGCAGCTCGACATCGACATGGTGCTGCACGAGCCGACCCCCGGGGTGGATGACGGCCCGGCCGCGCGGTGGCTGCGGCGGGCATCCCTCGGCGATCGCCTCATCGTCATCGGACCGGACGCCCGCACGGCCGACCCGACGATCGGATGCGACTGGCGCCCGGGCGCGGCCCGCCACGTGCTGCTCGTGGGCGACGAGACGGCAGCCCCCGCGATCTGCTCGATCCTCGAATCGCTCGACCCGGGGGTGACGGCGCAGGCCTTCATCGAGGTCGCCTCGAGTGCCGACGTGCAGAACGTCGTGCCCCGCGGGCGCTCGCGGCTCACCTGGCTCGCGCGCGACGCCGGGTGCGAGACCGCGCAGGGCTTCGAGGCGATCGCGCCGCACGGCGAGCTGCTCACGCGCGCCGTGCAGCGCTGGCTGCCGCGGCACATGCGCGAGCTCTCCTCGGTCGTGCGCGCGACGCCCGACGTTCTCGACGACGTGGATGTCGACAGCGCGCTGCTGTGGGATTCACCGCTCGACCCCGAGTCGGGCGAGTTCTACGCCTGGATCGCCGGCGAGGCGGCGATGGTCAAGCAGCTGCGTCGACACCTCGTGAGCGAGCTCGGCATCGCCCGCACGAACGTGGCCTTCATGGGCTACTGGCGGCGCGGGCGCAGCGAAGCGCAGTGA
- a CDS encoding YtxH domain-containing protein, with translation MRGKILFAAGLAVGYVLGTRAGRERYEQLKNAAMGFWNDPRVQHRVDQVEDFVKEKAPEVAEFVSDGAKKVVDQVTGRGAAKKPVASKPAAKKPTTAAKKPAASS, from the coding sequence ATGAGAGGCAAGATCCTGTTCGCCGCCGGCCTCGCCGTCGGCTACGTGCTGGGCACCCGCGCCGGCCGCGAGCGCTACGAGCAGCTCAAGAACGCCGCGATGGGCTTCTGGAACGACCCCCGCGTGCAGCACCGGGTCGACCAGGTCGAAGACTTCGTGAAGGAGAAGGCGCCCGAGGTCGCCGAGTTCGTCTCCGACGGCGCCAAGAAGGTCGTCGACCAGGTGACGGGTCGCGGGGCGGCCAAGAAGCCGGTCGCGTCCAAGCCCGCTGCGAAGAAGCCGACCACCGCTGCGAAGAAGCCCGCCGCGTCGTCATGA
- a CDS encoding ABC transporter ATP-binding protein, with protein MIDLPHTESPQLRAEGVHLAYGDRAVVHGVDLAIAPGRLTALVGANASGKSTLLRALAGLIAPSAGRVLLDDHDLARVPRRRLARTIGILPQSPLAPEGIRVGDLVARGRYPHHGLFRGQRSDDDAVVARALASTDALGLVDRRVDELSGGQRQRVWIAMALAQQPRILLLDEPTSALDVAHQVEVLDVLRGEAAAGMTVVIVLHDLTLAARYADELAMLAGGRLIAQGAPGAVLTAETVQRAFRVDARILTDPDTGRPVVLPRAGSATLS; from the coding sequence ATGATTGACCTGCCCCACACCGAGAGCCCTCAGCTGCGCGCCGAGGGGGTGCATCTCGCCTACGGCGACCGAGCGGTCGTGCACGGCGTCGACCTCGCGATCGCCCCCGGTCGCCTGACGGCGCTCGTCGGGGCGAACGCGAGCGGCAAGTCGACGCTGCTGCGCGCCCTCGCCGGGCTCATCGCCCCGAGCGCGGGGCGCGTGCTGCTCGACGACCACGATCTCGCCCGGGTGCCGCGCCGGCGGCTCGCGCGCACGATCGGCATCCTGCCGCAGTCGCCGCTCGCGCCCGAGGGCATCCGGGTCGGCGACCTCGTGGCGCGCGGACGGTACCCCCACCACGGGCTGTTCCGCGGACAGCGCAGCGACGACGATGCCGTCGTGGCTCGAGCGCTCGCCTCCACCGACGCGCTCGGGCTCGTCGACCGCCGCGTCGACGAACTGAGCGGTGGCCAGCGGCAGCGGGTGTGGATCGCGATGGCGCTCGCGCAGCAGCCGCGCATCCTGCTGCTCGACGAGCCGACGAGTGCGCTCGACGTCGCCCACCAGGTCGAGGTGCTCGACGTGCTGCGCGGCGAGGCGGCGGCGGGCATGACCGTCGTCATCGTGCTGCACGACCTGACGCTCGCGGCGCGCTACGCCGACGAGCTCGCGATGCTCGCAGGCGGGCGGCTCATCGCGCAGGGCGCGCCGGGCGCCGTGCTCACCGCCGAGACCGTGCAGCGGGCGTTCCGGGTCGACGCGCGCATCCTCACCGACCCCGACACGGGCCGACCCGTCGTGCTGCCGCGAGCGGGGTCAGCGACACTGAGTTAG
- a CDS encoding ABC transporter substrate-binding protein has translation MTRPRRAARSAALITALALTALTGCAAPPAAPESSAPADGFPVTIEHAFGETVIPEQPERVATWGWSTADAVIALGVTPVAMPFQSYGGDEQGVLPWVREALDDAGAETPIILTNTGEDIPYEEIAAADPDVILAQYSGITQEQYDTLSAIAPTVAYPDQPWTTPWRDVISITGTALGLETEAEAVLAGIDAEIAAAAAAHPEFAGLTLATAWDVGGVFYVYADEDPRVEFMLDLGFVNAPAVDTLDTDESPFYFTLSYERVNELESDVLVVYGNSDDEVRAVTEGGYAQSLPAIEQGAVAELVGVEFIAAVSPPSALSLTWGLDEVVAQLAEAVAARG, from the coding sequence GTGACACGCCCCCGCCGCGCCGCCCGCAGCGCCGCCCTCATCACCGCGCTCGCCCTCACCGCGCTCACCGGATGCGCCGCCCCGCCCGCCGCCCCCGAGTCCTCCGCTCCTGCCGACGGGTTCCCCGTCACGATCGAGCACGCCTTCGGCGAGACCGTCATCCCCGAGCAGCCCGAACGCGTCGCGACCTGGGGCTGGAGCACCGCCGACGCCGTCATCGCCCTCGGCGTGACGCCCGTGGCGATGCCGTTCCAGAGCTACGGCGGCGACGAGCAGGGCGTGCTGCCCTGGGTGCGCGAGGCGCTCGACGACGCCGGCGCCGAGACGCCGATCATCCTCACGAACACCGGGGAGGACATTCCCTACGAGGAGATCGCGGCCGCCGACCCCGACGTGATCCTCGCCCAGTACAGCGGCATCACGCAGGAGCAGTACGACACGCTGAGCGCGATCGCCCCGACCGTGGCCTACCCCGACCAGCCGTGGACGACCCCGTGGCGCGACGTCATCAGCATCACCGGCACGGCCCTCGGGCTCGAGACCGAGGCCGAGGCCGTGCTCGCGGGCATCGACGCCGAGATCGCCGCGGCTGCCGCCGCCCACCCCGAGTTCGCCGGCCTCACGCTCGCGACGGCGTGGGACGTCGGAGGCGTGTTCTACGTCTACGCCGATGAAGACCCCCGGGTCGAGTTCATGCTCGACCTCGGCTTCGTCAACGCCCCCGCCGTCGACACGCTCGACACCGACGAGTCGCCGTTCTACTTCACCCTCAGCTACGAGCGCGTGAACGAACTCGAGAGCGACGTGCTCGTCGTCTACGGCAACAGCGACGACGAGGTGCGCGCGGTGACCGAGGGCGGCTACGCCCAGTCGCTGCCCGCGATCGAGCAGGGCGCCGTGGCCGAGCTCGTCGGCGTCGAGTTCATCGCCGCCGTCTCGCCGCCGAGCGCGCTCTCGCTCACCTGGGGCCTCGACGAGGTCGTGGCGCAGCTCGCCGAGGCGGTCGCCGCCCGCGGCTAG
- a CDS encoding phage holin family protein, producing MSEPAPATTRERRGLFQLIADIPGLIRELIEAEIEALKAEIVGKLKAAGIGAGFLVTAGVFAFFATLVLTAAGILALALVLPPWAAALIVGGALLVLAGLAAAIGVAQLKHGVPPTPTQTIESVKEDVRVVRGLRKRGAS from the coding sequence ATGAGCGAGCCCGCGCCGGCCACGACGCGCGAGCGCCGCGGCCTCTTCCAGCTGATCGCCGACATTCCCGGGCTTATCCGTGAGCTCATCGAGGCCGAGATCGAGGCGCTCAAAGCCGAGATCGTCGGCAAGCTGAAGGCCGCCGGCATCGGCGCCGGGTTCCTCGTCACCGCCGGCGTGTTCGCGTTCTTCGCGACGCTCGTGCTCACGGCTGCCGGAATCCTCGCGCTCGCGCTCGTGCTCCCGCCCTGGGCCGCGGCCCTCATCGTCGGCGGAGCCCTGCTCGTGCTCGCGGGCCTCGCCGCCGCCATCGGCGTCGCGCAGCTCAAGCACGGGGTGCCGCCCACCCCCACCCAGACCATCGAGAGCGTCAAAGAAGATGTCCGCGTCGTGCGCGGACTGAGAAAGCGAGGAGCATCATGA
- a CDS encoding FecCD family ABC transporter permease, with product MRRAEAQGRRALGATALVVALLLAVVASLALGARGIDLGTVLTAVLRPGDPGLDPVDLVVVRELRVPRTVIGLLAGAGLGIAGGIMQGVTRNPIADPGLLGVTAGAAFAVVLGIAVLGASSPLAFAGLALVGALGASALIAALAARPRIADAPVLLVVAGSAVTAALTSATSLLLLSDPETLDRYRFWTVGALTARGLDEAVALAPLLAAGLVVALLLARPLDALALGDDVARGLGVRLGRTRALSLLGIVLLAGAATALAGPLVFVGLVGAHLARWLVGPRHGALLPLAGVAGATLVLAADVLGRLVAPPGEIEAGIVVAVLGAPVLIALVRSRAGAAL from the coding sequence GTGAGGCGCGCTGAAGCACAGGGCCGCCGCGCCCTCGGCGCGACCGCCCTCGTGGTCGCGCTGCTCCTCGCCGTCGTCGCGAGCCTCGCGCTCGGCGCGCGCGGCATCGACCTCGGCACGGTGCTGACGGCGGTGCTGCGACCCGGCGACCCGGGGCTCGACCCCGTCGACCTCGTCGTCGTGCGTGAGTTACGCGTGCCCCGCACCGTCATCGGCCTGCTCGCCGGAGCCGGGCTCGGCATCGCCGGGGGCATCATGCAGGGCGTCACGCGCAACCCCATCGCCGACCCGGGACTGCTCGGTGTTACCGCGGGCGCCGCCTTCGCCGTCGTGCTCGGCATCGCCGTGCTCGGCGCATCGAGCCCGCTCGCGTTCGCGGGGCTCGCACTCGTGGGTGCCCTCGGCGCCTCCGCGCTCATCGCCGCCCTCGCCGCGCGCCCGCGCATCGCCGACGCGCCCGTGCTGCTCGTCGTCGCGGGCTCGGCCGTCACGGCGGCGCTGACCTCGGCGACCTCGCTGCTGCTGCTGAGCGATCCGGAGACGCTCGACCGCTACCGCTTCTGGACCGTCGGCGCCCTCACCGCCCGCGGCCTCGACGAAGCCGTCGCGCTCGCTCCCCTGCTGGCCGCGGGCCTCGTCGTCGCGCTGCTGCTCGCTCGGCCCCTCGACGCGCTCGCGCTCGGTGACGATGTGGCACGCGGGCTCGGCGTCCGGCTGGGCCGCACGCGCGCGCTGAGCCTGCTCGGCATCGTGCTGCTCGCCGGCGCGGCCACCGCGCTCGCGGGACCGCTCGTCTTCGTGGGCCTCGTCGGCGCGCACCTCGCGCGGTGGCTCGTCGGGCCGCGCCACGGCGCGCTGCTGCCCCTCGCGGGCGTCGCGGGCGCGACCCTCGTGCTCGCCGCCGACGTGCTCGGCCGCCTCGTCGCACCCCCCGGTGAGATCGAGGCCGGCATCGTCGTCGCCGTGCTCGGAGCCCCCGTGCTCATCGCCCTCGTGCGCTCGCGGGCGGGGGCGGCGCTGTGA
- a CDS encoding DUF3618 domain-containing protein: protein MSDTVASTVSATRARLEQTLDAIDEKLDVKKQAGELTERVKTSYQQNPVPWIIGATAATVVVVGLVAWAIFSDD, encoded by the coding sequence ATGAGCGATACCGTCGCAAGCACCGTCTCCGCCACCCGTGCCCGCCTCGAGCAGACGCTCGACGCGATCGACGAGAAGCTCGACGTCAAGAAGCAGGCCGGTGAGCTCACCGAGCGCGTCAAGACCTCGTACCAGCAGAACCCCGTGCCGTGGATCATCGGGGCGACCGCCGCGACCGTCGTGGTCGTGGGCCTCGTCGCCTGGGCGATCTTCAGCGACGACTGA
- a CDS encoding FecCD family ABC transporter permease codes for MSRLEHPVDPMRQLAGMRARDRRRALAVDGGLLLTIAVLGMLALGLGAVALSPAEVVAALLGLESAPGAAFIVQGVRLPRLVLALLVGAALGLAGALLQSVVRNPLASPDIVGIAQGASAAGVLVIVAGASGAAVTGAAIIGALLAAALAVTLGGRGVSGARFVVVGVALAFLANGVLGYALTRAALVDAGSAYFWLVGSVGSPSWPDIAIVGGVLALCAVLLLAGRRLLEVQAFDDATARALGGYPVAVRAGAIVVTSALTAVAVGAAGPIAFVAFAAGPIARGLRGRGPALSTAALVGAAVVLGCDLIAQHLIPSTFQPPVGLITGALGALVLLALLVRGDRRTEARA; via the coding sequence GTGAGCCGGCTCGAGCATCCCGTCGACCCGATGCGGCAGCTCGCCGGCATGCGGGCACGCGACCGCCGCCGTGCGCTCGCCGTCGACGGCGGCCTGCTCCTGACGATCGCCGTGCTCGGGATGCTCGCGCTCGGTCTCGGCGCCGTCGCCCTCTCCCCCGCCGAGGTCGTCGCCGCGCTGCTCGGCCTCGAGAGCGCTCCGGGTGCCGCGTTCATCGTGCAGGGCGTGCGGTTGCCGCGCCTCGTGCTCGCCCTGCTCGTGGGGGCCGCACTCGGCCTGGCCGGAGCCCTGTTGCAGTCGGTCGTGCGCAACCCCCTCGCGAGCCCCGACATCGTCGGCATCGCGCAGGGCGCGAGCGCCGCGGGCGTGCTCGTGATCGTCGCGGGCGCGAGCGGCGCGGCCGTCACGGGGGCCGCGATCATCGGCGCGCTGCTCGCGGCGGCCCTCGCGGTCACCCTCGGTGGGCGGGGGGTGAGCGGCGCCCGCTTCGTCGTCGTCGGTGTCGCCCTCGCCTTCCTCGCCAACGGGGTGCTCGGCTACGCCCTGACGCGCGCGGCGCTCGTCGACGCGGGCAGTGCCTACTTCTGGCTCGTCGGCTCGGTCGGCTCCCCCTCGTGGCCCGACATCGCGATCGTCGGCGGCGTGCTCGCCCTGTGCGCGGTGCTCCTGCTCGCCGGGCGGCGCCTGCTCGAGGTGCAAGCCTTCGACGACGCCACCGCGCGGGCGCTCGGCGGGTATCCCGTGGCCGTACGCGCGGGTGCGATCGTCGTGACGAGCGCCCTCACCGCGGTCGCGGTCGGTGCCGCGGGACCCATCGCCTTCGTCGCCTTCGCCGCGGGCCCGATCGCCCGAGGTCTGCGCGGTCGCGGCCCCGCGCTCAGCACGGCCGCGCTCGTCGGCGCCGCCGTCGTGCTCGGCTGCGACCTCATCGCTCAGCACCTCATCCCCTCGACCTTCCAGCCCCCGGTCGGCCTCATCACGGGCGCCCTCGGCGCGCTCGTGCTGCTGGCGCTGCTCGTGCGGGGCGACCGACGCACGGAGGCCCGCGCATGA